A DNA window from Undibacterium sp. YM2 contains the following coding sequences:
- a CDS encoding LysR family transcriptional regulator, whose amino-acid sequence MLNPQHLAVFATIIRAGSISKAAVQLGCGKSLLSRQLAKLEQDLGARLIQRSTRKLTLTEIGEQVLHEAQRIDTALANIEQMAGQHQQEVRGRLRVTCPVPAVTRLVPVMMEFCKRYPQIDFALQVEDRLVDLIAEQIDVAIRVSHLEDSSLIARKLVDSQRILCASPGYLAHAGHPVVAEDLAQHACLLYISAGRAHDEWTLLQDGEVKKVRVSSHFQSNNGLALVAAACSGAGIVLIDKLIVSKHLQSGELVAVLDNYQLPSGSPVYAVYPARDWLALKTATFVAFLQERLFTGV is encoded by the coding sequence ATGCTGAATCCACAACATCTTGCTGTATTTGCCACCATTATCCGCGCAGGTAGCATCAGCAAGGCAGCCGTACAACTGGGCTGTGGCAAGTCCTTGCTATCGCGGCAACTGGCCAAACTGGAGCAGGACCTCGGTGCACGGCTGATACAGCGCTCCACCCGCAAGCTGACCCTGACCGAGATAGGTGAACAAGTCTTGCATGAGGCGCAGCGCATCGATACCGCATTAGCCAACATAGAACAAATGGCGGGACAACACCAGCAAGAAGTCAGAGGGCGCTTGCGTGTGACCTGCCCCGTTCCAGCGGTCACCCGGCTGGTGCCGGTCATGATGGAGTTTTGCAAACGTTATCCGCAAATTGATTTTGCCCTGCAAGTCGAAGACAGGCTGGTCGATCTGATTGCCGAACAGATTGATGTTGCCATCCGTGTTTCTCACCTGGAAGACTCCAGCCTGATAGCGCGCAAGCTTGTCGATAGTCAGCGCATACTTTGCGCATCACCTGGCTATCTGGCGCATGCTGGACATCCTGTTGTGGCAGAGGACCTGGCACAGCATGCCTGCCTGCTGTACATCAGCGCAGGGCGCGCCCATGATGAATGGACTTTGCTACAGGATGGCGAGGTGAAAAAGGTCAGAGTGAGCAGCCACTTCCAATCCAATAATGGTCTTGCCCTGGTGGCTGCTGCATGCTCAGGCGCTGGCATAGTGCTGATCGATAAACTCATCGTCAGCAAGCACTTACAAAGTGGTGAGTTGGTGGCGGTGCTGGACAATTATCAACTGCCCAGCGGCTCACCGGTGTATGCAGTGTATCCAGCGCGTGACTGGCTGGCACTGAAGACGGCCACTTTCGTGGCCTTTTTGCAGGAGCGTTTATTTACCGGCGTCTGA
- a CDS encoding S9 family peptidase translates to MPHFYKPLALKIAFGVFGSLFLLQAPVSHAAAEPIPIASFFKGSQFQDARLSPDGKNIAMIMKGANDRMVLAVLEIGQLRPEIIANYEDKDVHSFHWINNDRLVYDLTDLQYKEVQRIFRPGLYAVNKDRSKRVRLVTHQFTNPGTKVVGELPWYTDFLDIAHDLNSPDIYVTQATEAGSGIYDLYRLNTITGNTELIPRPGKVNAWLIDKAGVARAAVTTEEDKSVLNYKDPKTNAWRKLATSSWTSDDRITPVFFSPEGDLYVRANNGKEFSSLYRFDLEKNQLEADPVISLKGYDFTGQLIYNAPQKKVLGLRYEMSRPATIWFDETLAEKQKQIDALLPDTHNALHFPSDLKTNIALVYSHSDIVPGTWQLFDFNSKKLIRLGVSKPDIKPEQMAEKQMLNYAARDGLQIPVNLTLPPNSTGKNLPAVVLVHGGPYLRGNHWNWNPQAQFLASRGYAVIEPDYRGSTGYGAKHFRAGIKQWGLAMQDDVADAAKWAVAQGYVDPKRICIAGASYGGYATLMGLIKDPDIFRCGIEWVGVTDINLMYDIHWSDFSDEWKWFGMPVLIGDQVKDAAQLRATSPLQNTDKLTRPLLMAYGKRDRRVPIDHGTQFYKAIKEKNSSVEWVEYAEEGHGFFLLKNNVDFWGRVEKFLDQNIGKGQPLAASDAGK, encoded by the coding sequence ATGCCTCACTTTTACAAGCCTCTCGCCCTCAAAATCGCCTTTGGTGTTTTCGGCAGCCTGTTCTTGCTTCAGGCTCCAGTTTCGCATGCCGCGGCTGAACCTATCCCTATTGCGAGTTTTTTCAAAGGATCGCAATTTCAAGATGCCCGCCTGTCTCCGGATGGCAAAAACATCGCCATGATCATGAAGGGTGCGAATGACCGTATGGTGCTGGCAGTGCTGGAAATTGGCCAACTGCGCCCGGAAATTATTGCCAATTATGAAGACAAGGATGTGCACTCCTTCCACTGGATCAATAATGACAGGCTGGTCTACGATCTGACAGATCTGCAATACAAAGAAGTCCAGCGCATTTTCAGACCTGGCTTATATGCGGTAAATAAAGACCGCAGCAAACGTGTACGCCTGGTCACACATCAGTTTACCAATCCCGGCACCAAGGTGGTAGGTGAATTACCTTGGTACACCGACTTTCTGGACATCGCTCATGATTTAAATTCGCCAGACATCTATGTCACTCAAGCTACCGAAGCCGGGTCTGGTATCTATGATCTATATCGCCTTAACACGATAACAGGCAATACTGAACTTATTCCACGCCCCGGCAAGGTCAACGCATGGTTGATAGACAAGGCTGGGGTTGCACGTGCCGCAGTCACGACAGAAGAAGACAAATCTGTCCTTAACTATAAAGACCCGAAAACCAATGCCTGGCGCAAACTGGCAACATCCAGCTGGACATCCGATGACAGGATAACGCCTGTGTTTTTTAGTCCGGAAGGTGATTTATATGTACGCGCCAACAATGGCAAGGAATTCAGCTCACTGTATCGTTTTGATCTGGAAAAAAATCAGCTCGAAGCAGATCCGGTAATTTCATTGAAAGGCTATGACTTTACTGGTCAGTTGATCTACAACGCTCCGCAAAAGAAGGTGTTGGGCCTGCGCTATGAAATGAGCAGGCCTGCAACCATATGGTTTGATGAAACCCTGGCGGAAAAACAAAAGCAGATTGATGCGCTTTTGCCTGATACCCATAACGCCCTGCACTTCCCTTCTGACCTGAAAACCAATATCGCTCTGGTTTATTCTCATTCAGATATCGTACCTGGCACATGGCAACTGTTTGACTTCAATTCAAAAAAATTGATACGCCTGGGTGTCAGCAAACCTGACATTAAACCTGAGCAGATGGCAGAAAAACAGATGCTGAATTATGCAGCGCGTGACGGCCTGCAAATCCCGGTTAACCTGACCCTGCCGCCAAACAGCACGGGCAAAAATCTGCCAGCCGTAGTACTGGTGCATGGTGGCCCCTATTTGCGCGGCAATCACTGGAACTGGAATCCGCAAGCACAATTCCTGGCCTCGCGCGGTTATGCTGTCATCGAACCGGATTATCGCGGCAGTACGGGCTATGGTGCAAAACACTTCCGCGCGGGTATCAAGCAATGGGGCTTGGCCATGCAGGATGATGTTGCCGACGCCGCCAAATGGGCAGTCGCTCAGGGCTATGTTGATCCAAAACGTATCTGCATAGCGGGTGCGAGCTATGGTGGTTATGCAACCCTGATGGGCCTGATCAAAGACCCCGACATCTTCCGCTGCGGCATAGAATGGGTGGGGGTGACCGATATCAATCTCATGTACGACATCCACTGGAGTGATTTTTCAGACGAATGGAAATGGTTCGGCATGCCAGTGCTGATTGGTGACCAGGTCAAGGATGCAGCCCAGTTGAGGGCGACTTCACCTTTGCAAAACACCGACAAGCTGACACGTCCCTTGTTGATGGCTTATGGCAAGCGTGACCGTCGTGTTCCGATCGACCATGGTACTCAATTCTATAAAGCCATCAAGGAAAAAAATTCCAGTGTTGAATGGGTGGAATACGCAGAAGAAGGCCATGGATTCTTCCTGCTCAAAAACAATGTTGACTTCTGGGGCCGTGTGGAGAAATTCCTTGATCAGAATATAGGCAAAGGCCAGCCGCTGGCGGCATCAGACGCCGGTAAATAA